A section of the Primulina eburnea isolate SZY01 chromosome 1, ASM2296580v1, whole genome shotgun sequence genome encodes:
- the LOC140838427 gene encoding protein trichome birefringence-like 19: MELYFRKNITPTQKIKNIGIAISAGLILLTFIRLNYPVTPRYSSLSYKNSAEIIPPHHAEGIEITDNQEKCDIFTGEWIPNPNAPYYTNTTCWAIHEHQNCMKYGRPDAGFTQWRWKPDGCDLPVLNPFQFLDMVRDKSLAFVGDSVGRNQMQSMICLLSRVEYPIDVSPTSDEHFKRWKYFTYNFTLAYFWTPFLVRYEDRDPDGPTHTGLFNLYLDEFDEAWTTQIDGFDYLILNAGHWFSRTAVYYENRRIVGCRYCQLPNITDLPMTFGYRRSFRTAFKAINGRENFRGVTFLRTFAPSHFEDGPWNAGGNCVRRRPFRNNETILEGLSLDLYMIQLGAFRAAEKERMKRFRWLDTTQAMLLRPDGHPSRYGHWPDENVTLYNDCVHWCLPGPIDSLADFLFHMLKIESRRSYNERLLKR, translated from the exons ATGGAGCTTTACTTCAGGAAAAATATAACCCCCACTCAAAAAATAAAGAATATCGGTATCGCGATATCCGCCGGATTAATACTTCTCACGTTTATCCGTCTGAATTATCCTGTAACACCAAGATATTCATCACTGTCCTACAAAAATTCAGCTGAAATCATCCCACCACACCATGCAGAGGGTATCGAGATAACCGATAATCAAGAGAAGTGCGATATCTTTACCGGAGAATGGATTCCGAATCCGAATGCTCCATATTACACGAATACGACGTGTTGGGCGATCCACGAGCATCAGAACTGCATGAAATATGGGAGGCCGGATGCCGGATTCACGCAGTGGAGGTGGAAACCGGACGGGTGCGATTTGCCCGTATTGAACCCGTTTCAGTTTCTGGATATGGTCCGGGATAAGTCACTGGCTTTTGTTGGAGATTCTGTGGGGAGGAACCAAATGCAATCCATGATATGCCTCTTGTCCCGG GTAGAATACCCAATCGACGTCTCCCCCACGTCTGACGAGCATTTCAAACGATGGAAATACTTCACTTACAACTTTACACTAGCCTACTTTTGGACTCCGTTTCTGGTCCGCTACGAAGACCGAGATCCAGACGGCCCAACCCACACCGGCCTCTTCAACCTCTACCTCGACGAGTTCGATGAAGCATGGACCACGCAGATCGACGGTTTCGATTACCTCATCCTCAACGCCGGCCATTGGTTCAGCCGCACCGCCGTATACTACGAGAACCGCCGCATCGTTGGCTGCCGCTACTGCCAGCTCCCAAACATCACCGACCTCCCGATGACCTTCGGGTACCGCCGCTCCTTCCGGACGGCGTTTAAAGCCATCAACGGGAGGGAGAATTTCAGAGGCGTGACGTTCTTACGAACCTTCGCACCTTCGCATTTCGAGGACGGGCCGTGGAACGCCGGAGGGAACTGCGTGAGACGGCGGCCGTTCCGGAACAACGAGACGATTCTGGAGGGGTTGAGTTTGGATCTGTACATGATCCAATTGGGGGCGTTTCGGGCGGCGGAGAAGGAGCGGATGAAGAGAttcaggtggctggacacgacGCAGGCCATGTTGTTGAGGCCCGATGGGCACCCGAGTAGATATGGGCATTGGCCCGATGAGAACGTGACTCTGTACAATGATTGTGTTCATTGGTGCTTACCTGGGCCCATTGATTCTTTGGCCGATTTTTTGTTTCACATGTTGAAAATAGAATCCCGGAGATCGTACAACGAAAGACTTCTCAAGcgctaa
- the LOC140838361 gene encoding translation initiation factor eIF2B subunit delta-like: MDPRRVPRAASDPKVRHVGFFAPGDAPERSQSGPPELASSSPPVSNISPSSNSLSPVMIPPPRLLSAGLSRRFPQGTPLSHLHAARAADHNSIPVGSYNPSEFISPTATTEFSEDLMSPKRGLRSGSGKFATSLPAGGFEMAAVKKKSIVKMAPDVLDGETKPASGKTLKEKTTKAQRRAIQDAQRAKKDSDNGGGNKASAVASGVNSANANKAVKVVPLRKDSSLVASSEKKGGDRQPDKDRKKDVPHPRIRMQFDDENRVEKAKKRSVVKQIEAKNRIELFRHLPQYEHGTRLPDLEAKFFQLGPVHPSVYKVGLRYLAGEISGGNARCITMLQAFQESIKDYTTPPEKALIRDLTTKINAYVSFLIECRPLSISMGNAIRFLKIQIAKLSLTLSESEAKASLISDIDRFISEKITLADKVIVKHAVTKIRDGDVLLTYASSSVVEMILSHAQELGKQFRVVVVDSRPKLEGQKLLRRLVEKGISCAYTHLNAISYIMHEVTRVLLGASSVLSNGTVYSRVGTASVAMVAHQFRVPVLICCEAYKFHERVQLDSICFNELGDPDDISSVSSRKETNCLNDWVKIENLQVLNLIYDATPSDYVSMIITDYGMIPPTSVPVVVREYGRENLWMQ, encoded by the exons ATGGACCCTCGACGCGTTCCTCGCGCCGCCAGCGACCCTAAAGTTCGGCACGTCGGCTTCTTTGCTCCGGGGGATGCACCCGAACGATCTCAATCGGGTCCGCCCGAACTGGCATCCTCGTCGCCTCCTGTCTCCAACATCTCACCCTCCAGCAACTCCTTGTCACCAGTCATGATCCCGCCGCCACGCCTTTTATCCGCGGGTCTCTCCCGCCGCTTCCCTCAAGGAACGCCTTTATCCCATCTACATGCCGCTCGAGCTGCGGATCATAATTCGATTCCGGTTGGAAGTTATAATCCTTCCGAGTTTATATCTCCAACGGCGACTACGGAGTTCTCGGAGGACCTCATGTCTCCTAAACGGGGCCTCAGGAGTGGTTCTGGGAAATTCGCTACTTCACTGCCAGCTGGGGGATTTGAAATGGCGGCTGTGAAGAAGAAGAGTATAGTGAAAATGGCTCCTGATGTTTTAG ATGGAGAGACAAAGCCTGCTAGTGGAAAGACATTGAAGGAGAAGACTACAAAGGCTCAGAGACGTGCTATTCAAGATGCTCAACGAGCAAAAAAGGATTCTGATAATG GTGGAGGAAATAAGGCATCTGCTGTGGCATCTGGGGTCAATTCTGCAAACGCCAATAAGGCTGTGAAGGTGGTTCCACTAAGGAAAGACAGCTCTCTGGTTGCTTCTTCTGAGAAAAAAGGTGGTGATCGTCAGCCAGATAAAGATAGGAAGAAAGATGTCCCTCATCCGAGGATAAGGATGCAGTTTGATGATGAAAACAGAGTCGAGAAGGCAAAGAAGCGTTCGGTAGTCAAACAAATAGAGGCAAAAAACAGAATTGAACTATTTAGGCATCTACCACAGTATGAACACGGGACACGGCTTCCTGATCTCGAAGCAAAGTTCTTTCAATTAGGTCCAGTTCATCCTTCTGTTTACAAG GTTGGTCTGAGATATCTAGCTGGGGAAATATCTGGTGGCAATGCACGTTGTATCACAATGCTTCAAGCATTTCAAGAGTCTATCAAAGACTACACCACGCCACCCGAGAAAGCCCTTATCAGGGACTTGACTACAAAAATAAACGCTTATGTCTCTTTTTTGATTGAATGCAGACCCCTTTCAATCAGCATGGGGAATGCAATTAGGTTTCTTAAAATTCAAATTGCAAAATTATCTCTGACACTCTCAGAGTCAGAGGCAAAAGCGAGTCTTATTTCTGATATTGACCGTTTTATTAGTGAGAAGATAACTCTAGCAGACAAGGTAATTGTGAAGCATGCTGTGACGAAAATTAGGGATGGTGATGTTCTTCTCACTTATGCTTCGTCATCTGTTGTCGAGATGATATTGTCACATGCCCAAGAACTTGGTAAACAGTTCCGAGTTGTAGTGGTGGATTCACGTCCAAAGCTTGAAGGCCAGAAGTTACTCCGTAGGCTTGTGGAAAAGGGTATTAGTTGCGCATATACTCATCTAAATGCGATTTCTTATATCATGCATGAAGTAACTAGAGTACTTTTGGGTGCTTCGTCGGTATTGTCTAATGGCACGGTTTACTCGAGGGTTGGCACTGCATCTGTTGCTATGGTTGCTCATCAATTCCGGGTCCCGGTCTTGATTTGTTGTGAAGCATACAAGTTTCACGAAAGGGTTCAACTGGATTCGATCTGCTTTAATGAACTTG GTGATCCTGATGATATTTCAAGTGTTTCTAGTAGAAAGGAAACCAATTGCTTGAATGATTGGGTGAAAATTGAGAATCTACAGGTTCTGAACCTGAT CTATGATGCAACACCTTCAGATTATGTTTCAATGATTATCACGGACTATGGCATG ATCCCACCCACGAGTGTTCCTGTTGTTGTGCGTGAGTACGGCAGAGAAAACTTATGGATGCAGTGA